A part of Myxococcus landrumus genomic DNA contains:
- a CDS encoding cytochrome P450 produces the protein MHQPPLPPHASGVPWVGDSVEFGRNPKRFVLKRQARLGPVFMGHILGASTAVMVGPQALRFVLSSHRHHFVSGPGWPRGLGMLMSGALMMKDGDVQVRTRRLLAPALAGSALASYTPVMEATARRHLDRWVQQGRLSLYDGLKGLTFDTASQLLFGTPAGADTGRLGKLFATYTAGMQGLHPVVPLRVPFTPFGRAFAARSEMLREVTRIIQEREGTPGTDALARLLESRKEQGEEGPSADALAEQAFFLLFAGHESTSSLATSACLELSRHPELLDSAREEARTLGDGPLTMERVERLPFLEQVLLETERLHPPFSGSFRQVVKPFEFNGFRVPEGCRVFYSINGTHGDPATFPEPERFTPGRFTPEAARCARHELGLVGFGAGPRSCLGMGFARLQAKVVLALLLRDYEWSLLPKQSLDPVYLPSLFPKDHLRVSFRRRTAEEPCRRETA, from the coding sequence ATGCACCAGCCTCCGCTTCCTCCTCATGCCTCGGGTGTGCCGTGGGTGGGTGACTCCGTGGAGTTCGGACGGAACCCCAAGCGGTTCGTGTTGAAGCGGCAGGCCCGGTTGGGGCCGGTCTTCATGGGACACATCCTCGGAGCGTCCACGGCCGTCATGGTCGGGCCGCAGGCGCTCCGGTTCGTCCTCTCATCGCATCGCCATCACTTCGTCTCCGGGCCCGGCTGGCCTCGCGGGCTGGGCATGTTGATGAGTGGGGCCTTGATGATGAAGGACGGCGACGTGCAGGTGAGGACCCGTCGCCTCCTGGCACCGGCGCTCGCTGGCTCCGCGCTGGCCAGCTACACGCCGGTGATGGAGGCGACGGCGCGGCGGCACCTGGACCGCTGGGTCCAGCAGGGCCGCCTGTCGCTCTATGACGGGCTCAAGGGCCTCACGTTCGACACCGCCAGCCAGTTGCTCTTCGGCACCCCGGCGGGCGCCGACACCGGGCGGCTGGGGAAGCTGTTCGCGACGTATACGGCGGGCATGCAGGGACTCCACCCGGTGGTGCCCCTGCGCGTGCCATTCACTCCCTTCGGGCGGGCCTTCGCGGCCCGTTCGGAGATGCTGCGAGAGGTCACCCGCATCATCCAGGAGCGGGAGGGGACCCCGGGCACCGACGCGCTGGCGAGGCTGCTCGAGTCGCGCAAGGAGCAGGGCGAGGAAGGGCCCTCTGCCGATGCGCTCGCCGAACAGGCCTTCTTCCTCCTCTTCGCCGGACATGAGAGCACGAGCTCGCTGGCGACCTCCGCGTGTCTGGAGTTGTCCCGGCACCCCGAGCTGCTCGACAGCGCGCGCGAGGAGGCTCGAACGCTGGGGGATGGACCGCTCACGATGGAGCGCGTGGAGCGGCTGCCGTTCCTGGAGCAGGTGCTGCTGGAGACCGAGCGGCTCCATCCGCCGTTCTCGGGCAGCTTCCGGCAGGTGGTGAAGCCCTTCGAGTTCAACGGCTTCCGCGTGCCCGAGGGCTGCCGGGTCTTCTACTCCATCAACGGGACACACGGAGACCCCGCCACGTTCCCGGAGCCAGAGCGCTTCACGCCAGGCCGCTTCACGCCGGAGGCCGCCCGGTGCGCCAGGCACGAGCTGGGCCTGGTGGGCTTCGGCGCGGGGCCTCGCAGTTGTCTGGGCATGGGCTTCGCGAGGCTCCAGGCGAAGGTTGTCCTCGCGCTCCTGCTGCGGGACTACGAGTGGAGCCTCCTGCCCAAGCAGAGCCTGGACCCCGTGTATCTGCCCTCACTCTTTCCGAAGGACCATCTGCGGGTCTCGTTCCGGCGGCGGACCGCCGAGGAGCCCTGCCGCAGGGAGACGGCATGA
- a CDS encoding NAD(P)/FAD-dependent oxidoreductase: MNKVRIGKVVIVGGGVAGSTLAIYLARAGRDVLIVDRPLKLDLLVGESLLPPSTTILQDLGIEDQVKACSTLKQGVAFVMRTGRVLLLNLQRLTGLSASYAYNVPRPRFDQLLRTRAQEVGVRVVQHAARLRVEGGRVELDAETLEACGLKEQPDLVVDATGRARMFGRAMELPGIAGKRNDTCHFAHFENVDLGVSLSGCAVITAMKTGWAWRIPLPDRMSVGVVQDTAHLTAYGSTPEERLEHALRDDPIMAAAIREGRRLTSVRVYNNYQWRYERFRGPNWVLVGDAAGFVDPTLSSGVLLSLQGASGLAKALTADDVSSALTRWEATYRENIATWQELVDSFYDGRLFAMIMQGEDFARNNEMLGPFNRHMERNVAGAVLGARTTHWYGKRLVRMIINHGLVRYQPGEWAIR, translated from the coding sequence ATGAACAAGGTACGTATCGGCAAGGTCGTCATCGTCGGCGGAGGCGTCGCTGGCAGCACGCTGGCCATCTACCTGGCGCGGGCGGGCCGGGATGTGCTCATCGTGGACCGGCCGTTGAAGCTGGACCTGCTCGTGGGCGAGTCGCTGCTGCCTCCCTCCACGACCATCCTCCAGGACCTGGGCATCGAGGACCAGGTGAAGGCGTGCTCCACGCTCAAGCAGGGGGTGGCCTTCGTCATGCGGACCGGCCGCGTGCTGCTGCTCAACCTCCAGCGGCTGACGGGCCTGTCCGCGTCCTACGCGTACAACGTCCCCCGGCCGCGGTTCGACCAGCTGCTGCGGACCCGGGCCCAGGAGGTGGGCGTGCGGGTGGTGCAACATGCCGCGCGCCTGCGGGTGGAAGGGGGCCGGGTGGAGCTCGATGCCGAGACGCTGGAAGCCTGTGGGCTCAAGGAGCAGCCGGACCTGGTGGTGGATGCCACCGGCCGGGCGCGCATGTTCGGCCGGGCGATGGAGCTGCCCGGCATCGCGGGCAAGCGCAACGACACGTGTCACTTCGCCCACTTCGAGAACGTCGACCTGGGCGTCTCGCTCTCGGGCTGCGCGGTCATCACCGCGATGAAGACGGGGTGGGCCTGGCGCATCCCGCTGCCGGACCGGATGAGCGTGGGCGTGGTGCAGGACACCGCGCATCTCACCGCCTATGGCAGCACGCCCGAGGAGCGGCTCGAGCACGCCTTGCGCGACGACCCCATCATGGCCGCCGCCATCCGTGAGGGCCGGCGGCTCACGAGCGTCCGCGTCTACAACAACTACCAATGGCGCTATGAGCGCTTCCGCGGGCCGAACTGGGTTCTCGTGGGGGATGCCGCCGGGTTCGTCGACCCGACGCTGTCCTCGGGCGTGTTGCTGTCGCTCCAGGGCGCCTCGGGGCTGGCCAAGGCGCTCACGGCGGACGACGTCTCGAGCGCGCTCACCCGCTGGGAGGCGACCTACCGGGAGAACATCGCCACGTGGCAGGAGCTGGTGGACTCGTTCTACGACGGGCGGCTGTTCGCCATGATCATGCAGGGCGAGGACTTCGCGCGGAACAACGAGATGCTCGGGCCCTTCAACCGGCACATGGAGCGCAACGTGGCGGGCGCCGTGCTGGGCGCGCGGACGACGCACTGGTACGGCAAGCGGCTGGTGCGGATGATCATCAACCACGGGCTGGTGCGCTACCAGCCCGGGGAGTGGGCCATCCGCTGA
- a CDS encoding cytochrome P450, protein MTRHELPPGLSASAAAQGFRFFQNPLSFLDQCVEQFGDLFTIQFPGSRKQVCLSNPEDLKEMYTGSPDLLHAGEAAGSVFSPLTGWNCTLTLDGEAHARRRELVQAPFRGGHVERHAGAMYAIATAAIERWPRTGRFPLQPQMQDIALRIIFRTVLGLDDTAPGHARFLKLISQVASLGMGSKMLLIPALRWDLGPLSPWGRIVRIVRDTDALLFAEIARKRTDPNLATAEDVLSLLIRGEGKDGLRLTDQEIRDETVALLIAGLETTAVALTWVAERLMALPDVRERLRAELEPLHSNGELDVSRLTALPYLDAVLKESLRSRSLSPICGGRVLKAPMRLREYELPADTVLINSPYLLHRRRDLYSEPDDFRPERFLGSPPSAHKWTTFGGGNRRCLGQKFALLELKVVTSAMVLQTGLELATPRVVPKADGIHLVPASGLPVRRGTCPYAKAAAAS, encoded by the coding sequence ATGACCCGACATGAGCTGCCTCCTGGCCTCTCCGCCTCCGCGGCGGCCCAGGGCTTCCGCTTCTTCCAGAACCCCCTCTCGTTCCTCGACCAGTGCGTGGAGCAGTTCGGCGACCTCTTCACGATTCAGTTCCCCGGGAGCCGCAAGCAGGTGTGTCTGTCGAATCCGGAGGACTTGAAGGAGATGTACACCGGGAGCCCGGACCTGCTTCACGCGGGCGAGGCCGCGGGCAGCGTCTTCTCTCCGCTGACCGGCTGGAACTGCACGCTCACACTGGACGGCGAAGCCCACGCGCGCCGTCGGGAGCTGGTCCAGGCGCCCTTCCGAGGCGGCCACGTGGAGCGACATGCGGGGGCGATGTATGCCATTGCCACCGCCGCCATCGAGCGCTGGCCTCGCACCGGGCGCTTTCCGCTCCAGCCCCAGATGCAGGACATCGCGCTGCGCATCATCTTCCGCACCGTGCTGGGCCTGGACGACACCGCCCCCGGCCATGCCCGCTTCCTCAAGCTCATCTCCCAGGTGGCCAGCCTGGGCATGGGCTCGAAGATGCTGCTGATTCCCGCGCTGCGGTGGGACCTGGGCCCCTTGAGCCCCTGGGGCCGCATCGTCCGCATCGTCCGCGACACGGACGCGCTGCTCTTCGCGGAGATTGCGCGGAAGCGAACCGACCCGAACCTCGCCACCGCGGAGGACGTGCTGTCCCTCCTCATCCGAGGCGAGGGAAAGGACGGGCTGCGGCTGACCGACCAGGAGATACGCGACGAGACGGTTGCCCTCCTCATCGCGGGGCTGGAGACGACGGCCGTCGCGCTGACCTGGGTCGCCGAGCGACTCATGGCCCTGCCCGACGTCCGCGAGCGGCTGCGCGCGGAGCTGGAGCCGCTCCACTCGAATGGAGAGCTCGACGTGTCGCGGCTCACCGCCCTCCCCTATCTCGACGCCGTCCTCAAGGAGAGCCTCCGCTCCCGCTCCCTGTCGCCCATCTGCGGCGGACGCGTGCTGAAGGCGCCCATGCGGCTGCGCGAGTACGAGCTCCCCGCGGACACCGTGTTGATCAACTCCCCCTATCTCCTCCACCGGCGCAGGGACCTCTACTCGGAGCCGGACGACTTCCGACCTGAGCGATTCCTGGGCAGTCCTCCCTCCGCGCACAAGTGGACCACGTTCGGCGGAGGCAACCGGCGCTGCCTGGGGCAGAAGTTCGCGCTGCTGGAGCTCAAGGTCGTCACCAGCGCCATGGTTCTCCAGACAGGGCTGGAGCTGGCCACGCCGCGCGTGGTCCCCAAGGCGGACGGCATCCACCTGGTGCCCGCGTCGGGGCTGCCCGTTCGCCGCGGCACCTGCCCCTACGCGAAGGCCGCCGCGGCGAGCTGA
- a CDS encoding FAD-dependent oxidoreductase: MDTRADGTTEVDVLVVGSGAGAMTAAVRAAHQGAKVLLIEKSARYGGSSAMSGGCVWIPNNRFMKPAGIEDSDAEAMRYLRALTKGSIAEERLEACVSEGRAMVDFLQDHSDVAMGIIPSYPDYYPEVPGGKSSGRSLEALPFHGSELGADFYDMRESHPQMLFLDEISLSFPESRHAMHRRPGWVGLMMRTMARYWLDVKGRLRGRRDRRVCLGAALVARLRGTLAKQGVPLWLNTGFKDFVVEQGRVTGVVASRGGQACRILARRGVILAAGGFERNSAMREKYLPAPTKAEWSTGNPENTGDVISAGMDLGAATDFMEDAWWGPTNPIPGRRAGVAYMFVTERSVPGGILVNRDGVRVVNESAPYSDIVRAMYATPDSEGKPSVPLYLVVDAAFRRRFSLGPIMPGVPDAKVPKHLFEQRFLVRGTSLDDLAAQVGIRADGLRETAEKMNRYAREGRDPDFHRGDSLYDACWSDASYGRNPCLGTLAEPPFYAVEVYPGDIGSRGGLRVDAHARVLRPDQQVIPGLYAIGNCSSPVYGNSYPGAGATLGPAMTFGYVAANRALAGGA; the protein is encoded by the coding sequence ATGGACACACGCGCGGATGGAACCACGGAAGTGGATGTCCTCGTCGTAGGCTCGGGGGCTGGAGCCATGACAGCCGCGGTGCGCGCCGCGCACCAGGGCGCGAAGGTGCTGCTCATCGAAAAGAGCGCGCGCTACGGAGGCTCCTCCGCCATGTCCGGCGGCTGTGTCTGGATTCCCAACAACCGCTTCATGAAGCCTGCGGGCATCGAGGACTCCGACGCGGAGGCGATGCGCTACCTGCGCGCGCTCACGAAAGGAAGCATCGCGGAGGAGCGACTGGAGGCGTGTGTCTCGGAGGGCCGCGCCATGGTCGACTTCCTCCAGGACCACTCGGACGTCGCCATGGGCATCATCCCCTCGTACCCGGACTACTATCCGGAGGTGCCCGGCGGGAAGAGCAGCGGCCGCTCGCTGGAGGCGCTGCCGTTCCACGGCTCGGAGCTGGGGGCGGACTTCTACGACATGAGGGAGAGCCATCCGCAGATGCTCTTCCTCGATGAAATCTCCCTCTCGTTCCCGGAGTCGCGCCACGCCATGCACCGGCGTCCGGGCTGGGTGGGCTTGATGATGCGGACCATGGCCCGCTACTGGCTGGACGTGAAGGGCCGGCTGCGCGGCCGCAGGGACCGGCGCGTCTGCCTGGGCGCGGCGCTGGTGGCGCGGCTTCGCGGGACGCTGGCGAAGCAGGGCGTGCCCCTGTGGCTCAACACGGGCTTCAAGGACTTCGTCGTCGAGCAGGGCCGGGTGACGGGAGTGGTCGCGAGCCGAGGGGGCCAGGCGTGCCGCATCCTCGCGCGCCGGGGCGTCATCCTCGCGGCGGGTGGCTTCGAGCGGAACAGCGCCATGCGCGAGAAGTACCTGCCCGCGCCCACCAAGGCGGAGTGGAGCACGGGCAACCCCGAGAACACGGGGGATGTCATCTCCGCGGGCATGGACCTGGGCGCCGCGACGGACTTCATGGAGGACGCGTGGTGGGGGCCCACCAATCCCATCCCGGGGCGGCGCGCGGGCGTGGCGTACATGTTCGTCACGGAGCGCTCCGTGCCGGGCGGCATCCTGGTCAACCGGGACGGGGTGCGCGTGGTCAACGAGTCCGCGCCGTACAGCGACATCGTGAGGGCGATGTACGCGACGCCGGACAGCGAGGGCAAGCCGAGTGTCCCACTGTACCTGGTGGTCGACGCGGCCTTCCGGCGCAGGTTCAGCCTGGGGCCCATCATGCCCGGGGTGCCGGACGCCAAGGTGCCCAAGCACTTGTTCGAGCAGCGCTTCCTCGTCCGGGGGACCTCCCTGGATGACCTGGCGGCGCAGGTGGGCATCCGCGCGGACGGCTTGAGGGAGACCGCCGAGAAGATGAACCGCTACGCCCGCGAGGGGAGGGACCCCGACTTCCACCGGGGTGACAGTCTTTACGACGCCTGCTGGTCGGATGCGTCCTATGGGCGCAATCCCTGTCTGGGGACGCTGGCGGAGCCGCCGTTCTACGCGGTGGAGGTGTATCCGGGAGACATCGGCAGCCGGGGCGGCCTGCGGGTGGATGCCCATGCGCGGGTGCTGCGGCCGGACCAGCAGGTCATCCCGGGCTTGTATGCCATTGGGAACTGCTCCTCGCCCGTCTACGGGAACAGCTATCCGGGCGCGGGCGCCACGCTGGGTCCCGCGATGACCTTTGGCTACGTGGCCGCGAACCGGGCCCTGGCCGGCGGCGCCTGA
- a CDS encoding PEP/pyruvate-binding domain-containing protein: protein MSEPRDAWVRWLRSIGLEDVKRVGAKAARLGALARGGFDVPEGFALTVDVLEHFLEHHGLDASSDARAFQEAPLPPEVSAPLRAALVELGGGPVAVRSSGVEEDGAAASFAGQFETVLDVRGPEALEAAVRRCWASSLGERVRLYAKRRGREVSPRMGVFVQRMLAPDAAGVVFTANPVTGARDEVLINAVRGLAERLVSGECSPDEWTVRGDEVRCVANVERSLTVEQARALALLARQVERQFGQPQDIEWALTGCRLRLLQARPISALPGPVARGPAR from the coding sequence ATGAGCGAGCCACGGGATGCGTGGGTGCGGTGGCTGCGGAGCATTGGCCTGGAGGACGTGAAGCGCGTGGGCGCGAAGGCGGCCCGGCTGGGAGCGCTCGCGCGAGGAGGCTTCGATGTGCCGGAGGGCTTCGCGCTCACCGTGGACGTCCTCGAGCACTTCCTGGAACACCATGGCCTGGATGCAAGCAGTGACGCGAGGGCGTTCCAGGAGGCGCCGTTGCCCCCGGAGGTGTCCGCGCCGCTCAGGGCCGCGCTGGTGGAGCTGGGCGGTGGGCCCGTGGCGGTGCGCTCCTCCGGGGTGGAAGAGGATGGCGCGGCGGCCTCGTTCGCGGGCCAGTTCGAGACGGTGCTCGACGTGAGGGGCCCGGAGGCGCTCGAAGCGGCGGTGCGGCGGTGCTGGGCGTCCTCGCTCGGCGAGCGCGTGCGCCTGTACGCGAAGCGGCGGGGACGCGAGGTGTCGCCGCGCATGGGGGTGTTCGTCCAGCGGATGCTGGCTCCGGACGCGGCGGGGGTGGTGTTCACCGCGAACCCGGTGACGGGGGCTCGGGACGAGGTCCTCATCAACGCCGTGCGCGGCCTCGCCGAGCGGCTGGTGTCCGGGGAGTGTTCGCCGGACGAGTGGACGGTGCGCGGCGACGAGGTGCGGTGTGTCGCGAACGTCGAGCGGAGCCTCACGGTGGAGCAGGCCCGCGCGCTGGCCCTGCTGGCCCGCCAGGTGGAGCGGCAGTTCGGCCAGCCACAGGACATCGAGTGGGCGCTGACGGGATGCCGGCTCCGGTTGCTCCAGGCCCGACCCATCAGCGCCTTGCCCGGCCCCGTGGCGAGGGGCCCTGCTCGCTGA